Proteins encoded within one genomic window of Rhinoderma darwinii isolate aRhiDar2 chromosome 5, aRhiDar2.hap1, whole genome shotgun sequence:
- the LOC142651367 gene encoding RNA-binding protein 12B-like, producing MSLIIRLQGLPAVADSFDIRQFFCGLNIPRGGVYITGGKYGEAYIVFATYEDARYALSLSGRLLKDSYVHLTYSNEEEMRRALEIYQIGLKPSTSASSNSDVNPRGPEKKFLATFSYIYIHGMSTKATKVEIREFFRGLLVEDVLFLKFINGVRNGNAIVKFGRSADASEGLKLNNMPICGSQVALKLSNEVEWTKNGGELVSKRKRSPQRSSSYERRRSRSRSPRRRTRRISPYVRDYYVHLINLSYRAEKNEIKRLFYDYDMKDSQITFLVDKEGNRTREGFVMFTTEKGYKRAICLNGEDFKGRTITILPISKKDMLQFIQRMSVRICKDKQTRRKSPSRQERKYIYMRNFAFDVTVADVQKFFSGQTVKEEDVYLLHDDKGIGLGEALVKFTDDKEASNAEKVNHQTFLGIKILLSRITEEQMKALKKANEDIPIVTEADDAPDFTSEPLPNPVSSVKEPPVETNGETALDSNEVGMCCDSESVPPLNKESEDTFGSDIATPLIENDPAEEFLDNENCCDEEMAYEGDETKNSEVTLLFIRNLPASVTVAEILDLFLDYKVSSVNLKNIEKGIATVRMLNYAEAVAAINALNKKEVGHKQVFLSLF from the coding sequence ATGTCGCTAATCATCCGGCTGCAGGGTCTTCCTGCTGTAGCAGATTCTTTTGACATTCGTCAGTTCTTTTGCGGATTGAATATTCCCAGAGGAGGTGTGTATATCACAGGTGGAAAATATGGTGAGGCTTATATTGTGTTTGCAACATATGAAGATGCCCGGTACGCCTTGAGCCTGTCGGGACGTCTTCTGAAGGATTCATATGTCCATCTAACATACAGCAATGAAGAAGAAATGAGACGTGCATTGGAGATATACCAGATAGGTCTAAAGCCGTCAACAAGTGCTTCAAGTAACTCTGATGTTAATCCAAGAGGTCCTGAAAAGAAATTTTTGGCAACGTtttcatacatatacatacatggaaTGTCAACCAAAGCTACAAAAGTGGAAATCCGAGAATTTTTCAGGGGACTTCTTGTTGAAGATGTCTTATTTTTGAAGTTCATAAATGGAGTGAGGAATGGCAATGCCATTGTCAAGTTTGGAAGAAGTGCAGATGCGAGTGAAGGACTGAAACTTAACAATATGCCCATTTGTGGTTCACAAGTAGCACTCAAGCTTTCTAATGAGGTTGAATGGACCAAAAACGGTGGAGAACTTGTTTCAAAGAGAAAGCGCTCTCCTCAACGTTCATCTAGCTATGAAAGACGACGGAGCAGATCCAGATCACCAAGAAGAAGAACTAGACGTATATCACCTTATGTACGTGATTACTATGTGCATCTTATTAATCTGAGCTACAGAGCTGAGAAAAATGAAATCAAGAGGTTATTTTATGATTATGACATGAAAGACTCTCAGATTACCTTCCTAGTTGACAAAGAGGGTAATAGAACAAGAGAAGGTTTTGTCATGTTCACTACCGAAAAGGGTTATAAAAGAGCAATCTGCTTAAACGGTGAAGACTTCAAAGGCCGCACTATAACTATATTACCCATCTCCAAAAAGGATATGTTGCAGTTCATTCAACGCATGAGTGTCAGAATCTGTAAAGATAAACAAACTAGGAGAAAGTCTCCAAGTCGACAAGAACGAAAGTACATATATATGCGAAATTTTGCATTTGATGTAACTGTGGCTGATGTCCAGAAATTCTTTTCTGGGCAAACTGTAAAAGAAGAAGACGTTTATCTGTTACATGACGACAAAGGTATCGGTCTTGGGGAAGCATTGGTAAAATTCACAGATGACAAAGAGGCATCTAATGCTGAAAAAGTAAATCATCAAACGTTTCTAGGGATTAAAATCCTATTGAGCCGCATCACTGAGGAACAAATGAAGGCATTAAAGAAGGCTAACGAAGATATCCCCATTGTTACTGAAGCAGATGACGCACCTGATTTTACTTCAGAACCATTACCCAATCCTGTTTCCAGTGTGAAGGAACCACCAGTCGAAACCAATGGAGAGACAGCGCTGGACTCCAATGAGGTAGGAATGTGTTGTGATTCGGAAAGTGTCCCACCTTTAAATAAAGAATCAGAAGACACATTCGGATCAGATATTGCAACACCGTTGATTGAGAACGATCCAGCAGAGGAATTTCTGGACAATGAAAATTGCTGTGATGAGGAAATGGCCTACGAAGGTGACGAAACCAAGAACAGTGAAGTAACTTTACTGTTTATTAGGAACTTGCCTGCTTCCGTCACAGTTGCTGAAATTTTAGACCTTTTTCTTGACTACAAAGTGAGCTCTGTGAATCTCAAAAATATTGAAAAGGGCATAGCCACTGTGCGCATGCTAAATTATGCAGAAGCAGTAGCTGCCATAAATGCCCTTAACAAGAAAGAAGTGGGCCATAAGCAGGTGTTCCTCAGTTTATTTTGA
- the LOC142651366 gene encoding RNA-binding protein 12B-like has translation MAVVIRLQGLPVSAGSVDIRHFFTGLQIPDGGVHIIGGNLGEAFIIFSTDEDARRAMSRTGGVIKTSNVQLFLSSKTEMQNTLEMSRKSKKNPKHPAVPPSGDVNRSAKVKKGANKNKFEKKSFDSDLDGSGSKHGEAYKQKYDKKEAKSPNEEIYVFLYGLPYSATEEDIRRFFKGLDVIDIIFLLRPNGLKNGNGLVKFGSAKDADAALNFNNEYIGNRFINLKLTTEDQWVNAGGEVGVAYSKQSRRRTRSRSPQNQQFYVHLKNLSYAVEKQHIKHFLGIPDMADSQIKFLFDDHKVRTREGFVMLTSEWQYEKCLGLHKNNLMGRQVFVLPIPRKAMLELIESYEMQALQKQESTFNDYPRQEPSSLKRCIYLRNFPFDVSKAEVRKFFTGFPVHEDDIFLLFDNKGVGLGEALVRFPSEEQALLAEGLDRQLFLGTEVLLRRISDEQLKEFGAFIDTPVETPMAHSPVYRDEYINTPLPEAHERSFALPEYDHREFRASPERLRDSYPMEFGGRDESLGRFDMEDAPIEYNSSFPTPYQSGEVRSSGAVIHMKNIPYTATVAEILDFFYGYNILPDSIDIKFNKQGKATGLATVCTDNYDEGVAAVNELNERPIGKRTVILNLSRI, from the coding sequence ATGGCTGTAGTGATCCGCTTACAGGGGCTTCCGGTTTCTGCTGGTTCGGTTGATATTCGGCATTTCTTCACTGGTTTGCAAATTCCTGATGGAGGAGTGCATATTATTGGTGGGAATCTTGGTGAGGCATTCATTATATTTTCAACGGATGAAGATGCTAGACGAGCCATGAGTCGGACTGGAGGTGTTATTAAGACCTCAAATGTTCAGCTTTTTCTTAGTAGCAAGACAGAAATGCAGAATACTCTAGAAATGAgccgtaaaagtaaaaaaaatccgAAGCATCCGGCTGTACCACCGTCTGGTGATGTAAACCGATCAGCAAAGGTGAAGAAAGgagcaaataaaaataaattcgagAAAAAGAGTTTTGATTCTGACTTGGACGGCAGTGGCTCAAAACATGGCGAAGCATACAAGCAAAAATATGACAAAAAAGAAGCGAAGTCTCCCAATGAagaaatttatgtgtttttatatgGGCTACCGTACAGTGCGACGGAGGAAGATATCAGGCGTTTTTTTAAAGGCCTAGATGTAAttgatattatttttcttttgcgaCCTAATGGTCTTAAGAATGGAAATGGCCTCGTGAAATTTGGAAGTGCAAAGGATGCTGATGCAGCTTTGAATTTTAATAATGAATATATAGGTAATCGGTTTATAAATCTAAAGCTAACGACTGAAGATCAGTGGGTGAATGCTGGAGGCGAAGTTGGTGTGGCTTACTCGAAACAATCCAGGAGACGAACAAGGTCTAGGTCACCGCAAAACCAACAATTTTATGTGCATTTGAAAAATTTATCGTATGCGGTAGAAAAACAACATATTAAGCATTTTTTGGGCATACCTGATATGGCAGACTCCCAGATCAAATTTCTGTTTGATGATCATAAAGTTAGGACGAGGGAAGGCTTTGTTATGTTAACAAGTGAATGGCAGTATGAGAAATGTCTTGGTTTGCACAAAAACAACTTAATGGGTCGACAAGTGTTTGTCCTCCCTATCCCTCGGAAGGCAATGTTGGAGTTAATAGAGTCTTATGAAATGCAAGCTCTCCAAAAACAAGAGAGCACGTTTAACGATTATCCAAGACAAGAGCCATCCAGTCTAAAGAGATGTATATACTTAAGGAATTTTCCCTTCGATGTGAGTAAAGCTGAAGTTCGAAAGTTCTTTACTGGATTTCCTGTGCACGAGGATGATATATTCTTGCTTTTTGATAACAAAGGAGTTGGATTGGGAGAAGCCCTAGTAAGGTTCCCTTCTGAAGAACAAGCATTGCTTGCTGAGGGCTTGGATCGTCAACTGTTTTTGGGGACAGAAGTTCTTTTGAGGCGTATTTCTGATGAGCAGTTGAAAGAGTTCGGCGCGTTCATTGATACTCCAGTTGAAACGCCCATGGCACATTCACCAGTCTATAGAGATGAATACATCAATACTCCACTACCAGAAGCCCACGAAAGGTCTTTTGCATTGCCTGAATATGACCACAGGGAATTTAGAGCTTCTCCAGAAAGGCTACGTGACTCTTATCCGATGGAGTTTGGTGGTAGAGATGAGTCTCTTGGCAGGTTTGACATGGAAGACGCTCCTATTGAATACAATAGCTCTTTCCCAACTCCTTACCAAAGCGGTGAGGTCAGGTCATCAGGGGCAGTAATACACATGAAAAACATACCATACACCGCTACCGTTGCagaaattttagattttttcTATGGTTATAACATTCTTCCCGACTCCATAGATATAAAATTTAATAAACAGGGAAAGGCCACGGGACTTGCAACAGTCTGCACGGATAACTACGATGAAGGAGTGGCTGCTGTAAATGAGCTTAATGAAAGACCTATTGGAAAACGTACGGTTATTTTGAATTTGTCAAGGATCTGA